The stretch of DNA CGCCATGCTGGGTAAGGGACACAGAAAGCTGCTCAACCCGCTGGTCGCCGCTCAGAACTTTGAGTACAAAATCTCAAACATTCTCGATAAACCGCTCGAGTCGTCGTTTGGCTACGTTTCAGTTCTGCCCGGAGCGTTTTCAGCCTATAGATACTCGGCTGTGGAGGGTCGGCCTCTGGAACAGTATTTCCATGGAGACCATACCCTCGGCAGTCGACTGGGAAAGAAGGGTATTGACGGCATGTCAATTTTCCGAAAGAACATGTTTTTGGCCGAAGATCGAATTCTTTGCTTTGAGGTGACCTTCAAGGCCGGTTGCAAGTGGCATCTGGCCTACATCAAGCAGTCCAAGGCCGAAACCGATGTTCCTGAAGCCATTGATGAGTTTATTGGTCAGCGAAGACGATGGCTGAACGGTTCGTTCGCTGCCACACTTTATTCCGTGGCCCATTTCCCCCGAATCTACCGGTCCAGACACAATCCTCTGCGAATGTTTTTCTTCCACATTCAGGAGATTTACAATCTGGTCAATCTGGTACTGTCGTGGTTTTCTTTGGCCTCTTATTTCCTCACCACCACTGTTATCATGGACCTGGCTGCTAATCCTCGAAAGTACGGAGGCGACGAAAACTCCCATGGCTTCCCCTTTGGAGATACAGCGTCGCCAATCATTTCGCTGATTCtcaagtacctgtactgTGCGTGTCTTGTGATTTCATTCATTCTGGCGCTTGGAAACAGGCCCAAGGGATCAAAGACAACGTACTACATCATGGTGTGTATTTTTGGATGCATTCAGATTTATGTTCTGGTGATTTCCTTCTGGCTGGCAGCTAATGCGTTCATTGATAACAAAATCACGAGTGCGTCTGATTTCTTCTCCGACTTCTTTGACTCCATTACAGGTCTCATTGTCGTGGCTCTAGCGTCCACCTACGGTCTGTATTTCATCTCTGGAATCCTCTATCTCGATCCCTGGCACTGCATCCACTCCTTCCCGCAGTACATGTTCTTCATGCAGTCCTTTGTGAACATTCTCAACGTGTTTGCCTTCTGCAACTGGCACGACGTTTCTTGGGGTACAAAGGGCTCGGATAAGGCTGACGCCCTACCCTCAGTGcagtccaagaagaacaaggaagatggagaagacgaggcTGTAATTGAGGAAGCCGACAAACCGCAAAAGGATATCGATATGCAGTTCCAACAGGTAGTAAAACGAGCGCTCACTCCATACAAGCCTCCTCCCCCTGAAAAGGGTCTTAGTCGAGACGATGAGAACCGAAACTTCCGAACCAACCTCGTCATTGTGTGGCTCATTACCAACGGTGCTCTGGCAATTGGTGTGACTTCGCAGAGTATCCATGCCTTTGGTATTGATGCTTCTCAGACCACAAAGACGGCGTACTTTTTCGGAGCGCTATTGTGGTCTACAGCGGTGGTTGCGCTGATCCGATTTATTGGATGTTTGTACTTTGTCATCAAGTCGACTTTCAAGCGGTTGATTGCGAAGAGATAGACATCTTTGGAGGTAAAGGGGGTTCGAAGCAACTTTTTCCTACCCAGACCACCCTTTGAATCACAATAGGACACTACCGCAGAATAACTGTTGGCAGTTTTGTA from Yarrowia lipolytica chromosome 1D, complete sequence encodes:
- a CDS encoding uncharacterized protein (Truncated form of YALI0D03179g, similar to uniprot|Q9C164 Aspergillus oryzae Chitin synthase); the protein is MRYTAATCDPDDFTLENGYKLRAHTYGRQTELLIAITYYNEDKVLTARTMYGIMQNVRDICRLKKSEFWKSGGTEPWQKIVVSLVFDGIDPCDKEVLDMLATIGLYQDGVMKKDIDGKETVAHIFEYTTQLCVTPKQQLVKPTSNDPMSLPPIQMIFCLKQKNSKKINSHRWLFNAFGKILQPEIFILLDAGTKPGPKSILYLWESFYNNKNVGGACGEIHAMLGKGHRKLLNPLVAAQNFEYKISNILDKPLESSFGYVSVLPGAFSAYRYSAVEGRPLEQYFHGDHTLGSRLGKKGIDGMSIFRKNMFLAEDRILCFEVTFKAGCKWHLAYIKQSKAETDVPEAIDEFIGQRRRWLNGSFAATLYSVAHFPRIYRSRHNPLRMFFFHIQEIYNLVNLVLSWFSLASYFLTTTVIMDLAANPRKYGGDENSHGFPFGDTASPIISLILKYLYCACLVISFILALGNRPKGSKTTYYIMVCIFGCIQIYVLVISFWLAANAFIDNKITSASDFFSDFFDSITGLIVVALASTYGLYFISGILYLDPWHCIHSFPQYMFFMQSFVNILNVFAFCNWHDVSWGTKGSDKADALPSVQSKKNKEDGEDEAVIEEADKPQKDIDMQFQQVVKRALTPYKPPPPEKGLSRDDENRNFRTNLVIVWLITNGALAIGVTSQSIHAFGIDASQTTKTAYFFGALLWSTAVVALIRFIGCLYFVIKSTFKRLIAKR